A stretch of DNA from Aulosira sp. FACHB-615:
TATCGCCTGTTAAGTAATAATCTGGAAGCAAAAATCGCTGCGATCGCACCAGCAATAGATTATGGTGATGTAGGTGTAGAGTTAGTCATTCAAAGTTTGCAACATGAACCAGTAGAGTTAAAAGCAGCAGCATATAAGTTATTACATCAAAGAAAAAAAGTTAGTGCTGAACAAATTATTGCCGAATTCAATTTATATCATTATCAATTTTTTGAATGCTTAACTACTTTTAGTGGACATACATCAGATGTATGTGGAATCGCATTTAGTCCCGATGGAAAAACTATTGCTAGTAGCAGCCACGATCAAACTATTAAATTATGGCATATTCAAACAAGCCAATTAATCTGCACATTAAGCGAAGGTTTATCAGCACCTTATGGACTGGCATTTAGTCCAGATGGCAAAACTTTGTATGCTAACGATTGGCAGGAAATCAAAATTTGGAATTTAGAAAACCAGCAACAAATTCGCACACTCAAAGGTCATACTGACGCTACTTTATCACTTGTGGTTGCTCCTGATGGCACTTTAATTAGTGGTAGCCAAGATAAAAATATTCATGTTTGGCAACAGCCTCATTTGGGAAAATACTATAAATTAGGTAGTCATCCTTGTCACGTTTGGGGAATGAATATTGTTAAAGTTGCTCTGAGTGCTGATGGTCAAATTTTGATTAGTGGTAGTACTAATGATAGGACAATCAAAGTTTGGGACTGGAAACGCAAAAAACAACTCACAACTCTAGGATATGAAACATTTGGTTTAAATATTTCGATGCCAGGAATTTCTTGTATTGCTATTAGTCCAGATGGCAAAATTGCTATTGCTGGAGGAGAAACTCAACTTGATGTTTGGGATATCGAAACAAGCAAGAAAATTTATACACTTACCCTAGAAGCCGATAATGATATTCATTCATTATGTGTTAGCCAAGATGGTAAGACTTTGTTTGGTGGTTTAAAGAATGGTGTGATTAGAATTTGGAATTTACTAACAGGTGAAACCATTCACAATTTAGAAGGACATTTAGGGATTGTTTGGTCTATGGCTTTGAGTCCTGATGGCAAAACTCTTGTTAGCACCAGTCTTGATAAAACTATCAAGATTTGGGGTATATCAGGGTAAATTCAACACAAATTAATTATGTCCACCTTGCCACAACTACTCTAACTGTTCCATCTTCCAGCACTTCATCTGCTTCAATTGTAAAGCCTTGCGCCTCAGCTGATGCCATCAAGGCGTGATATCCATAACGCTGCATCAAGGTATTTAACCAAGACTGATTATATTTTCTGCGATCGTACTCAGAAATA
This window harbors:
- a CDS encoding WD40 repeat domain-containing protein; the protein is MPENLQQPRGYDVVLGGQTPPPVNGLVLGGIEGVKYRLLSNNLEAKIAAIAPAIDYGDVGVELVIQSLQHEPVELKAAAYKLLHQRKKVSAEQIIAEFNLYHYQFFECLTTFSGHTSDVCGIAFSPDGKTIASSSHDQTIKLWHIQTSQLICTLSEGLSAPYGLAFSPDGKTLYANDWQEIKIWNLENQQQIRTLKGHTDATLSLVVAPDGTLISGSQDKNIHVWQQPHLGKYYKLGSHPCHVWGMNIVKVALSADGQILISGSTNDRTIKVWDWKRKKQLTTLGYETFGLNISMPGISCIAISPDGKIAIAGGETQLDVWDIETSKKIYTLTLEADNDIHSLCVSQDGKTLFGGLKNGVIRIWNLLTGETIHNLEGHLGIVWSMALSPDGKTLVSTSLDKTIKIWGISG